The following are encoded in a window of Pygocentrus nattereri isolate fPygNat1 chromosome 5, fPygNat1.pri, whole genome shotgun sequence genomic DNA:
- the chp1 gene encoding calcineurin B homologous protein 1 has product MGSRASSLLREEDIEEIKKETGFSHSQITRLYSRFHSLDKGENGALSREDFQRIPELAINPLGDRIINAFFPEGEDQVNFRGFMRTLAHFRPVEDNEKNKDPSAGEPLNSRNNKLLFAFRLYDLDRDDKISRDELLQVLRMMVGVNISDEQLGSIADRTIQEADTNGDMCISFSEFIKVLEKVDVEQKMSIRFLH; this is encoded by the exons ATGGGCTCCAGAGCGTCGTCGTTATTGAGAGAGGAGGACATCGAGGAGATTAAGAAGGAGACTGGAT TTTCCCACAGTCAGATCACTCGCCTCTACAGCCGATTCCACAGCCTGGACAAAGGAGAAAACGGTGCTCTcag CCGTGAAGACTTCCAGAGAATTCCAGAGCTGGCCATCAACCCTCTTGGTGATCGGATAATCAATGCCTTCTTCCCTGAGGG TGAGGATCAGGTGAACTTCCGAGGTTTCATGCGAACGTTAGCACACTTTCGGCCAGTGGAGGACAACGAAAAGAACAAAGACCCAAGTGCTGGGGAGCCCCTCAACAGCAGGAACAATAAACTGCTCT TTGCTTTCCGCCTGTATGACCTCGACAGAGATGATAAAATCTCCAGAGATGAGCTCCTCCAG GTGCTGCGGATGATGGTTGGCGTGAACATTTCTGATGAGCAGTTGGGTAGCATTGCTGACAGGACCATCCAAGAGGCAGACACTAATGGAGACATGTGCATCTCATTTAGCGAGTTCATTAAG GTGCTGGAGAAGGTTGACGTTGAGCAGAAGATGAGTATCCGCTTCTTGCACTGA
- the khdrbs1a gene encoding KH domain-containing, RNA-binding, signal transduction-associated protein 1a, giving the protein MRQTPNGAARFGLVFTHRRHLRLRPPRASLFEKLHKTRSSSSRAGSAQQVTVQRSGVTTARSGFSPFKFTNMDVKDNRNNNNKGKKANPGGPKMENESKYLPELLAEKDSLDSSFTHAMKLLTAEIERIQKGEPKKDEETYLDLFTAKNVRVTERVLIPVKQYPRFNFVGKILGPQGSTIKRLQEDTGAKISVLGKGSMRDKNKEEELRKGGEPKYAHLAMELHVYIEVFAPIPECYLRMAHAMDEVKKFLMPVENMDEMHPDPFMDVGYLNGSQDVPGRGRGGLLRGRGGPPPPLGGVRGRGMPPRGGAPRGGAPRGGPGRGASARGAPVGRGGPPPSSSNRGGVAVRSRPPSAAQRMAPAPAMSHQQHQPHHQQPPESYEEYGYDESYAEPAYEGYDNYYSQSAPQADTEYYDYGHGEAPETYESYADDNWDGAAWGGNGGKAASSRQNKGTYREHPYGRF; this is encoded by the exons ATGAGGCAAACGCCGAACGGCGCCGCTCGGTTCGGCCTCGTTTTCACGCACCGACGTCATCTCCGGCTCCGCCCTCCTCGAGCTTCTTTGTTCGAGAAGCTGCATAAAACCCGCTCGTCGTCCAGCCGCGCCGGGTCAGCACAGCAGGTTACGGTCCAGCGCAGCGGCGTCACTACAGCTCGGTCTGGTTTTTCGCCGTTTAAGTTCACCAACATGGATGTGAAAGACAAccgcaacaacaacaacaaagggaAGAAGGCGAATCCCGGCGGCCCTAAAATGGAGAACGAGAGCAAGTACCTGCCGGAGCTGCTGGCGGAGAAGGACAGCCTGGACTCGTCCTTTACTCACGCCATGAAGCTCCTCACTGCAG AGATCGAAAGGATTCAGAAAGGAGAGCCTAAAAAAGATGAAGAGACCTATCTGGACCTGTTCACCGCCAAGAATGTCCGGGTGACGGAGCGTGTGCTTATTCCTGTAAAACAGTACCCACGG TTTAATTTTGTGGGGAAGATTCTTGGACCCCAGGGCAGCACCATCAAACGGCTACAGGAGGACACAGGAGCCAAAATCTCAGTACTGGGGAAGGGCTCCATGAGGGACAAGAACAAG GAGGAGGAGCTGAGGAAGGGAGGTGAGCCCAAATACGCTCATCTGGCTATGGAGCTGCATGTGTACATTGAAGTGTTTGCTCCAATCCCTGAGTGCTACCTGCGTATGGCTCATGCTATGGATGAAGTCAAGAAGTTCCTTATGCCT GTCGAAAATATGGATGAGATGCATCCGGACCCCTTCATGGATGTTGGCTATCTGAACGGATCTCAGGATGTCCCTGGTCGTGGAAGAGGTGGTCTCCTCAGGGGCCGTGGAGGCCCACCACCTCCTTTGGGGGGGGTCAG GGGTCGTGGTATGCCCCCACGAGGTGGAGCGCCCCGTGGTGGAGCTCCTCGAGGAGGTCCGGGCCGAGGAGCTTCAGCAAGAGGGGCTCCTGTGGGCCGTGGTGGCCCCCCTCCATCCTCCTCTAACCGTGGTGGAGTCGCCGTGAGATCCAGGCCCCCTTCTGCTGCTCAGAGGATGGCCCCTGCCCCTGCAATGTCCCACCAGCAACACCAGCCACATCACCAGCAGCCACCAGAATCATACGAGGAATAT GGATACGATGAGAGCTATGCTGAACCTGCTTACGAAGGGTATGATAACTACTACAGCCAGTCAGCTCCACAGGC CGATACAGAGTACTACGACTACGGCCATGGTGAAGCTCCTGAGACCTATGAATCTTATG CTGACGATAACTGGGATGGTGCTGCTTGGGGTGGAAATGGGGGAAAAGCTGCTTCTTCAAGGCAGAACAAAGGAACATATCGGGAACATCCATATGGAAGATTCTGA